The Primulina tabacum isolate GXHZ01 chromosome 16, ASM2559414v2, whole genome shotgun sequence genome window below encodes:
- the LOC142529672 gene encoding vacuolar protein sorting-associated protein 29, protein MVLVLALGDLHIPHRALDLPAKFKSMLVPGKIQHIICTGNLCSKEVYDYLKTVCPDLHITRGEYDEDPRYPENKTLTIGQFKLGVCHGHQVIPWGDLDSLAMLQRQLDVDILVTGHTHQFTAYKHEAGVVINPGSATGAFSSITYDVNPSFVLMDIDGLRVVVYVYELIDGEVKVDKIDFKKTAA, encoded by the exons ATGGTCCTTGTACTAGCATTGGGTGATTTGCACATACCACACAGGGCTCTTGATCTGCCTGCAAAGTTCAAATCCATGCTTGTTCCAGGAAAGATCCAACATATAATTTGCACGGGCAACTTATGTAGCAAA GAGGTTTATGACTACTTGAAAACTGTTTGTCCAGACTTACACATCACTCGGGGAGAATATGACGAGGATCCACGTTATCCTGAGAACAAAACCTTGACCATTGGTCAATTTAAGCTTGGTGTTTGCCATGGTCATCAG GTTATTCCATGGGGGGACCTCGACTCATTGGCTATGCTCCAAAGGCAACTGGATGTAGACATCCTCGTAACCGGCCACACACACCAGTTCACAGCTTACAAGCATGAGGCAGGAGTGGTTATAAATCCGGGATCTGCAACTGGCGCCTTCAGCAGCATCACTTATGATGTGAACCCGAGCTTTGTTCTCATGGATATTGATGGTCTACGTGTTGTCGTGTACGTTTATGAGCTTATCGATGGAGAGGTGAAGGTTGACAAGATTGATTTCAAGAAGACAGCAGCTTAG
- the LOC142529253 gene encoding uncharacterized protein LOC142529253, with protein MNKILCCFSVLILGLAFGNVCKGDEEIGVYELKKGDFSVKITNYGATVLSVIVPDRNGKLDDIVLGFDSVDGYKNDSTYFGALVGRVANRIGGAQFTLNGKLYQLPANDHGNTLHGGTRGFSDVVWTVTKHVKHSHLTLIYDSKDGEQGFPGDLSVMVTYMFIGTNKLGIKMQAKPLIKATPINLASHTYWNLAGHDSGDILSHTIKLYASSITPVDDKLIPTGEISPVKGTPYDFLQPRTIGSKFRELSDGYDINYALDMTGGGKHFNKAAMVYDKKSGRKMELWTDKPGVQFYTSNMLPDTVGKNGAVYKKYAAFCLETQGFPDSVNHQNFPSQIVNPGEKYRHVMVYRFTTH; from the exons atgaataaaatattgTGTTGTTTCTCTGTGTTGATATTGGGTTTAGCATTTGGAAATGTGTGTAAAGGTGACGAAGAAATAGGGGTTTATGAGTTGAAAAAAGGTGATTTTTCAGTGAAAATCACCAACTACGGTGCCACTGTTCTATCTGTGATAGTGCCTGATCGGAATG GGAAACTTGACGATATTGTTCTGGGATTTGATTCAGTTGATGGATACAAG AATGATTCAACTTACTTCGGGGCTCTTGTTGGCCGTGTGGCTAACCGGATCGGAGGTGCTCAGTTCACTTTAAATGGCAAACTCTACCAATTGCCTGCTAATGATCATGGAAACACACTCCACG GCGGGACTAGAGGATTTAGCGATGTCGTGTGGACCGTGACCAAGCATGTGAAACATAGTCACCTTACGCTTATCTATGACAGCAAGGATGGTGAACAAG GTTTCCCCGGAGATCTCTCCGTGATGGTGACCTACATGTTCATAGGAACAAATAAGCTTGGCATAAAGATGCAGGCCAAGCCCCTAATCAAAGCCACCCCAATCAATCTCGCATCCCACACTTACTGGAATCTCGCTGGCCACGACAGCGGCGACATACTTTCCCACACTATCAAGCTCTACGCCTCCAGCATAACCCCGGTGGATGACAAACTCATCCCCACCGGCGAAATCTCTCCTGTCAAAGGCACGCCTTACGACTTTCTACAACCCCGGACGATCGGGAGCAAGTTCAGGGAGCTGTCGGACGGGTACGACATCAACTATGCTCTGGATATGACGGGTGGAGGGAAGCATTTCAATAAGGCCGCCATGGTTTACGATAAAAAATCAGGGAGGAAAATGGAGCTGTGGACCGATAAGCCCGGAGTTCAGTTTTATACTAGTAACATGCTGCCAGATACTGTGGGCAAAAATGGAGCTGTGTACAAGAAATATGCGGCTTTTTGCCTGGAGACTCAAGGGTTCCCTGATTCTGTGAATCATCAGAACTTCCCTTCGCAGATTGTGAATCCAGGGGAGAAGTACAGGCATGTTATGGTTTATAGGTTTACTACACATTAG